One Bradyrhizobium sp. ISRA464 genomic window carries:
- a CDS encoding glycosyltransferase translates to MKKILWIIGRIPSPLFSGDALYSAGILTALSRTGQTDVTVVGARRENGPVEDRLLRLPRTVFPEAPWPRRLGTLSLLTSLPRDAYSLAPPSIGATLAELLSQRWDWIVFDHARSAALLPMVLQRRKQASIGYLAHNAEGKIRPAIAKDFTNPLRRSIMRWDAEKYRRLEQRIVDAADSILCITDADAAYFARSGKTTLVVPPIYLGAVAPSDRIEATRPKSILLLGSFEWVAKQRNLEHIVSTLLPALKSRNVTLDVVGNVPEDIKARYAHERPNLVFHGPVADLSSVLARSRGGLVAETLGGGFKLKLLDYAFARLPIFGLRAAVDGTTSEEQSAMYLADTMDGLAQTIIDGIDDLAALNRSQATLFELMSNRFGLEQGTRRMHDILIKKADAAA, encoded by the coding sequence ATGAAGAAGATTCTCTGGATCATCGGCCGCATCCCCTCGCCGCTCTTCAGCGGCGATGCGCTCTATTCCGCAGGGATACTCACGGCACTGTCGAGAACCGGACAGACTGACGTGACGGTTGTCGGCGCGCGACGCGAGAACGGGCCGGTCGAAGACCGCCTGCTCCGCTTGCCGCGCACGGTCTTTCCCGAGGCACCGTGGCCGCGACGGCTCGGGACGCTGAGCCTGCTGACATCATTGCCGAGAGACGCCTATAGCCTCGCACCGCCTTCGATCGGCGCTACTCTCGCCGAGCTCCTGAGCCAGCGCTGGGACTGGATCGTGTTCGATCACGCGCGCTCCGCCGCGTTGCTACCGATGGTATTGCAGCGCCGGAAGCAAGCCTCCATCGGCTATCTCGCACACAACGCCGAAGGGAAGATCAGGCCCGCGATCGCGAAGGACTTCACCAACCCGCTGCGCCGTTCAATCATGCGCTGGGATGCTGAGAAGTACCGGCGGCTGGAGCAACGCATTGTCGACGCCGCCGACAGCATTCTCTGCATAACCGACGCCGACGCGGCTTATTTCGCGCGGTCCGGCAAAACCACGTTGGTGGTGCCGCCGATCTATCTCGGAGCGGTCGCGCCGAGCGATCGCATCGAGGCGACCCGACCGAAGTCCATCCTGCTGCTCGGCTCGTTCGAATGGGTCGCAAAGCAGCGCAATCTCGAACACATTGTCAGCACACTGCTGCCGGCCCTGAAGAGCCGAAACGTCACCCTGGATGTGGTCGGAAACGTTCCTGAGGACATCAAGGCACGTTACGCCCATGAACGGCCGAACCTGGTGTTCCATGGTCCGGTGGCCGATCTCTCGAGCGTGCTTGCGAGGTCGCGTGGCGGGCTTGTGGCGGAGACGCTCGGCGGAGGGTTCAAACTGAAGCTGTTGGACTACGCCTTCGCGCGACTTCCTATATTCGGACTTCGCGCGGCGGTCGACGGCACCACGTCCGAGGAGCAGTCGGCGATGTATCTCGCCGACACCATGGACGGTCTGGCACAAACCATCATCGACGGGATCGACGACCTGGCTGCGCTCAACCGGAGCCAGGCCACACTGTTCGAACTGATGTCGAACCGCTTCGGGCTTGAGCAGGGAACCAGGCGCATGCATGATATCCTGATTAAGAAGGCTGACGCGGCGGCATGA
- a CDS encoding glycosyltransferase family 25 protein, with translation MGTDATIPAFVINLDRDIARWQDISSSLTRLGVPYERISAIDAKNRMTLIRRVIRREFQFAPANRPMKAGEIGCYLSHIAALKRIVRKGLPMAIIFEDDAAFDERFQLFYRRDLPRFLMKSDIVKFEGIHYAHTSKSGVSLIKGEAAQLVVPLKPALGSAAYAVTRKGAIELIRALSVADRPLDHKLVYYDRHGIDFAETLPFLVSQAAYESSIELRNLDAPPLQPVKRLRRAVASAGRGAKRIAYVARLLVKRRLLGAKSPSAA, from the coding sequence GTGGGAACCGACGCGACCATACCAGCCTTCGTCATCAATCTTGATCGTGACATCGCGCGATGGCAGGACATCTCGAGCTCGCTGACGCGGCTCGGAGTTCCCTATGAACGGATCTCCGCGATCGACGCCAAGAACCGGATGACGCTTATTCGCCGGGTGATCCGTCGCGAGTTCCAGTTTGCGCCAGCCAATCGCCCGATGAAGGCGGGAGAAATCGGCTGCTACCTCTCGCACATCGCCGCGCTGAAACGCATCGTGCGCAAGGGTCTGCCGATGGCGATCATCTTCGAGGATGATGCGGCTTTCGACGAACGTTTTCAGCTATTCTACCGGCGCGACCTGCCGCGCTTTCTGATGAAGAGCGACATCGTGAAGTTCGAAGGCATTCACTATGCGCACACGTCCAAATCAGGTGTTTCGCTGATCAAGGGCGAAGCGGCACAGCTCGTCGTTCCCTTGAAGCCCGCGCTCGGATCTGCCGCCTATGCCGTCACCCGAAAGGGCGCAATAGAACTGATCAGAGCGCTTTCGGTTGCCGACCGGCCTTTGGACCACAAGCTGGTCTATTACGATCGGCACGGAATTGATTTTGCCGAGACTCTACCGTTTCTCGTCAGTCAGGCGGCCTACGAAAGCAGCATCGAGCTGCGCAATCTCGATGCGCCTCCACTGCAGCCCGTGAAACGGCTGCGTCGAGCGGTTGCCTCCGCCGGTCGTGGCGCGAAGCGGATCGCTTACGTCGCAAGACTGCTGGTCAAGCGGCGCCTGCTCGGCGCGAAATCTCCGTCCGCCGCCTGA